One genomic region from Drosophila subpulchrella strain 33 F10 #4 breed RU33 chromosome 2R, RU_Dsub_v1.1 Primary Assembly, whole genome shotgun sequence encodes:
- the LOC119550426 gene encoding uncharacterized protein LOC119550426 isoform X1: MGKHRTAQQDAIFVAFMERHPIISKNYLKGDKPAAEAAWKRLSKELNSVGPPVKEACEWKRVWKDWKTCIRKKIANNRLEDSKASGKGSLYQDTLTPLEDAVAVICDLYDMADTIVEARPKAQHEMSQGISLRSIKTDHDDATVTDNEEYDEEEEEDCVNPINLKSSGVRLEHRFKSNTARSTPKRRKQDEESVLEIEQDSSLPVLMDIAKELRDLNRQTRLNAQRSEANTEALLALGSQVTDLMQQQLKERKRLNAIMEKFVLKMESAE, from the exons AT GGGTAAGCACAGAACTGCGCAACAGGATGCAATTTTCGTCGCCTTCATGGAGCGGCATCCTATCATCTCGAAAAATTACCTTAAAGGCGACAAGCCAGCGGCGGAAGCAGCCTGGAAGAGACTGTCGAAGGAACTCAACAGTGTAGGTCCGCCTGTCAAGGAAGCCTGCGAATGGAAACGG GTGTGGAAGGATTGGAAAACATGCATTCGAAAGAAGATTGCCAATAACCGGCTagaggactcgaaggctagcgGCAAAGGATCACTTTATCAAGATACTCTCACTCCTCTCGAGGACGCAGTAGCCGTTATTTGTGACTTGTACGACATGGCAGACACCATTGTCGAAGCCCGCCCCAAGGCCCAACACGAAATGTCTCAAGGCATTTCTTTGCGAAGCATAAAAACTGACCACGACGACGCCACGGTGACAGATAATG AAGAATATGACGAAGAGGAGGAAGAAGACTGCGTCAACCCCATCAATCTTAAGAGTTCAGGTGTTAGGTTAGAGCATCGCTTTAAATCGAACACTGCAAGAAGTACTCCTAAAAGAAGAAAGCAAGATGAAGAAAGTGTGCTGGAAATTGAGCAGGACAGCTCTCTTCCGGTCCTCATGGATATAGCAAAAGAACTTCGTGACTTAAATAGACAAACCCGCCTAAACGCTCAGCGATCTGAAGCTAATACAGAGGCATTATTAGCTCTGGGTTCACAGGTAACAGATTTAATGCAGCAGCAGTTGAAAGAGCGAAAGCGCTTGAACGCAATAATGGAGAAATTTGTCCTTAAAATGGAGTCTGCAGAATAG
- the LOC119550426 gene encoding uncharacterized protein LOC119550426 isoform X2, with protein sequence MGKHRTAQQDAIFVAFMERHPIISKNYLKGDKPAAEAAWKRLSKELNSVGPPVKEACEWKRVWKDWKTCIRKKIANNRLEDSKASGKGSLYQDTLTPLEDAVAVICDLYDMADTIVEARPKAQHEMSQGISLRSIKTDHDDATVTDNEYDEEEEEDCVNPINLKSSGVRLEHRFKSNTARSTPKRRKQDEESVLEIEQDSSLPVLMDIAKELRDLNRQTRLNAQRSEANTEALLALGSQVTDLMQQQLKERKRLNAIMEKFVLKMESAE encoded by the exons AT GGGTAAGCACAGAACTGCGCAACAGGATGCAATTTTCGTCGCCTTCATGGAGCGGCATCCTATCATCTCGAAAAATTACCTTAAAGGCGACAAGCCAGCGGCGGAAGCAGCCTGGAAGAGACTGTCGAAGGAACTCAACAGTGTAGGTCCGCCTGTCAAGGAAGCCTGCGAATGGAAACGG GTGTGGAAGGATTGGAAAACATGCATTCGAAAGAAGATTGCCAATAACCGGCTagaggactcgaaggctagcgGCAAAGGATCACTTTATCAAGATACTCTCACTCCTCTCGAGGACGCAGTAGCCGTTATTTGTGACTTGTACGACATGGCAGACACCATTGTCGAAGCCCGCCCCAAGGCCCAACACGAAATGTCTCAAGGCATTTCTTTGCGAAGCATAAAAACTGACCACGACGACGCCACGGTGACAGATAATG AATATGACGAAGAGGAGGAAGAAGACTGCGTCAACCCCATCAATCTTAAGAGTTCAGGTGTTAGGTTAGAGCATCGCTTTAAATCGAACACTGCAAGAAGTACTCCTAAAAGAAGAAAGCAAGATGAAGAAAGTGTGCTGGAAATTGAGCAGGACAGCTCTCTTCCGGTCCTCATGGATATAGCAAAAGAACTTCGTGACTTAAATAGACAAACCCGCCTAAACGCTCAGCGATCTGAAGCTAATACAGAGGCATTATTAGCTCTGGGTTCACAGGTAACAGATTTAATGCAGCAGCAGTTGAAAGAGCGAAAGCGCTTGAACGCAATAATGGAGAAATTTGTCCTTAAAATGGAGTCTGCAGAATAG